The following is a genomic window from Photobacterium sp. GJ3.
ACTCCGCCAGCAAACACTCCTGATCGTCAGTCAGAGCTAGGTTTTCCAGGAGCTCTGGTCTTCTCAGCCAGGTACGGCCCAGCGATTGTTTCAATCGCCAGCGGCTGATGTCCCGATGATTGCCAGACAACAGTACCGAAGGCACAGCCTGTCCGTCTAAAACTTCAGGACGTGTATAGTGCGGGCAATCCAGCAAGCCATTGGCAAAAGAATCTTCTTCCGCCGACGCAAAGTCACCCAGTACGCCCGGTACAAACCGCACCACTGCATCGACTAAGGTCATGGCTGGCAGTTCACCACCCGTGAGCACAAAATCGCCGATGGACCATTCTTCGTCCACCTCTTGCTGAATAATGCGCTCATCTACCCCTTCATAGCGACCACAGATCAGAATCAGATTCTGGTTCTGCGCCAGCTCCTCAACGCCCGCTTGATCCAGCTTACGACCCTGAGGGGAGAGATAAATCACCTTCGCCTGGCCTTCTACGGACTGCTTTGCTGCATGAATGGCATCGCGCAAAGGCTGTACCATCATCAACATGCCCGGTCCGCCACCATATGGGCGGTCATCGACCGTCCGGTGCTTATCGTGTGTAAAGTCGCGGGGATTCCACGTCTCTACTGACACAAGGCCTTTTTTTACCGCCTGACCTGTTACCCCAAACTCAGTAATCGCTCGGAACATTTCAGGGAATAGGCTGATAATCCCTACTCGCATGAATATCTCGCTTTTACCGGAGGTTAAAACCCAGGATCCCAGTCAACTTCGATCCGTTGAGCAGTGCGATCAATCGACTTGATGACCTGCTCATCGAGGAACGGAATTAAACGTTCCTTCTGTCCAAAAGCATCTTTCAGGTTGGCTTTCACCACTAGAACGTCGTTCGAACCGGTTTCAAGGATGTCAGTGACTTTCCCAAGGTCGTAACCTTGCGTCGTCATCACCGTCATACCCATCAGTTCGCGCCAGTAGAATTCTTCATCTGACAGCGCCGGTAGTTGATCAGCCAGCACATTGACCTCTGCGTTGGTCAGCATCTGGGCATCTTCGCGGATGTCCAGGCCTTCCAATTTGGCAACGAGCCCCTGACCATGACGTTTCCATGCTTCCACACGGATGGGTTGCCATTCACCCCGAATCTTAATCAGCCATGGCTGATAAGAAAAAATGCTCTCGGCTTGTTCTGTGTAGGAAAAAACTTTGAGCCACCCTTTGATACCGTAAGTGGCACCGATTTTACCGACGACAATGTGGTCTTGGCTGTGTGAACTCATCGCTTCTCTGCTACCCATTGACTAATCTTAAGCAGCTGCTTTCGCAGCGTCTTTGATCAGTTTCGCTGCGCGGTCAGACACAGTTGCGCCTTGACCAACCCAGTGATTTACACGGTCCAGGTCCAGACGCAGACGCTCTTCCTGACCAGTTGCCAGTGGGTTGAAGAAACCTACACGCTCGATGTTACGACCGTCGCGCGCAGCGCGGCTGTCAGCAACAACGATGTGATAAAATGGACGCTTTTTCGCGCCGTGACGTGCCAAACGAATGGTTACCATATCGTCCTCTTTGCATTACTGTAAATAAAATTGGCCCCGCCATAAAAAACGGGGCCCGTGCCAAATAAAGCCTCGGAATTTTACTCTTTCAACTCGTGAATGCAACTGCTTTAGCTACTTTTTCACCAGTAAAATCTTTCACCAAGACTAAAAAACAAGCAATTGAAGCAATTAGCGTCCAGGGAACATGCCGCCACCCGGCATCATCCCTTTCATCTGGCGCATCATATTCTTCATGCCGCCCTTCTGCATCTTCTTCATCATTTTCTGCATCTGGGTAAACTGCTTCAGCAGTCGGTTCACATCCTGCACCTGCGTACCGGAACCAGCAGCAATCCGCTTCTTACGTGAACCCTTGATCAGTTCAGGGCGCTCACGCTCTTTTGCCGTCATGGAATTAATGATGGCTTCCATCTGAACAAAGACCTTGTCATCCACCTGATCTTTAACATTGCCTGGCAATTGGGACATGCCCGGCAATTTGTCCAGCATGCCCATCATGCCGCCCATATCTTTCATCTGTTGCAGCTGGCCACGGAAGTCTTCCAGATCAAAGCCTTTCTTCTCTTTGAACTTCTTCGCCAGCTTTTCTGCTTTTTCTTTGTCGACGTTGCGTTCCAGATCTTCAATCAGGGACAGCACATCCCCCATGCCCAGAATCCGGGAAGCAACACGATCCGGATAAAACGGCTCCAGCGCATCGGTTTTCTCACCCACACCCAGAAACTTAATCGGTTTACCGGTAATATGACGCACCGACAGTGCCGCACCACCCCGGGCATCACCATCGACTTTTGTCAGTATCACACCGGTCAGAGGCAGCGTATCGTTGAAAGCTTTCGCGGTGTTTGCCGCATCCTGACCTGTCATCGCGTCGACAACAAACAGGGTTTCAACCGGATTCGCGATCTGATGGACTTCCTTGATTTCATCCATCATTTCATCATCGACATGCAGACGACCTGCGGTATCGACAATCACCACGTCATAGAATTTACGCTTCCCGTGTTCAATCGCAGCTTGCGCAATCGCAACCGGCTTCTGATCCGGTGTCGACGGGAAGAAATCAATTCCGATATCCGTCGCCAGGGTTTCCAGCTGCTTGATCGCCGCCGGGCGATAAACGTCTGCCGAAACCACCAGCACTTTCTTTTTATTCCGCTCTTTCAGCAATTTACCCAGCTTACCGACACTGGTCGTTTTACCGGCACCCTGCAGACCGGCCATCAGAATCACCGCAGGGGGCTGACTGGCAAGATCCAGCGCTTCGTTCGATTCGCCCATGACAGCTTCGAGCTCTGCCTGAACAATCTTGATAAATTCCTGACCCGGCGTCAGGCTCTTGGACACTTCTGTTCCGACAGCCCGCTCTTTAACCCGCTTGACGAAATCACGGACAACCGGCAAGGCGACATCCGCCTCCAGCAATGCCATGCGCACTTCGCGCAGGGTGTCTTTGATGTTGTCCTCGGTCAGACGGCCACGGCCGCTGATATTTTTCAGCGTTGACGATAAACGCTCGGTTAAATTGTCAAACATGTGTGACTCGCTCGTTACGCACTCATTTCGGGCCAGTATACCGCATTCGGTTACCGGGTTTCATGCCATACCTGCAAGCTAACTCAGAAAACTGCAGATTTCCTCCCTGATTTTCGGCTTCAGCTCAACCTGAATTTCCACAAAAAGCGGGAATCTGGCCAGAAAGTGCGCTCTGTCCCACAGGATTGATCCGCCTGTATCATTGTCGTGTCATCCGTTGACAAGGTATACTCATCGGCTCAATGTCATGATCTTCAGGTGTTATGGAATTATTGATTGCCTTTTCTGCGGCTGGTTTTTATCTGCTGGCGCTGGCGTTTATCGTGCCCGGCTTGAGCCACCATAGTGGTATTCAATCCCGGCCCGTACTCCTCAGTGCCACGGCGGCGATCATACTTCATGTGATCTTTCTGAAAGATCTGATCTTAGGTGGTGTCGGTCAAAACCTGAGTATTCTCAATGTTGCCTCGCTGATCAGCCTGATTATCTCGGTGATCACCACAGTTGCCATGCTCAGAATGCGATTATGGTTTCTGCTGCCGGTGATCTACAGTTTTGCGGCCATTAATCTCGCGGCAGCAGCAATACTGCCGGGGGCATTTATCACCCATCTGGAGTCGCACCCTCAGGTACTGCTTCATATCTCGCTGGCCCTGTTTGCCTACTCGACCCTGATGATTGCAACACTCTATGCCATTCAGCTGGCATGGCTTGATTATAAGCTCAAGCACAAAAAGCTCGCCTTTAACCCCAATTTACCGCCACTGATGTCTGTTGAACGCCAGTTGTTCAAAATCATTCTGGTGGGACACGGGTTACTCACAATCACCCTCATCACCGGCTTCGTCTATTTGCAGGATATGTTCGCGCAGGGGAAAACCCATAAAGCGGTGCTTTCTCTTCTGGCTTGGTGCGTCTACAGCGTGATGATTTGGGGACACTATCGTCAGGGATGGCGTGGTAAAAAAGTCATCTGGTTTAGCCTGATTGGCGCATTCCTGCTGACGCTGGCTTATTTCGGCAGCCGTTTTGTCAAAGAAATCATTATCGGTCGCTGATGACAATCGAATAAAGCAGATCCATGCTTAAGCATGACAAACATCGACTGTTTCCGGGTCTATCCCAGAGAAATCTTGACACCCTGAACCAGATTCAGTACAGAGTACCAATCCACCGCGATACAAGGAACTAGTTTTTTGGACGATATATCCACGGGAGCCTTATTCTCCCTTCTGGTATTACTACTTCTGATTTCCGGATACTTCTCCGGCTCTGAAACCGGCATGATGTCGATCAACCGCTACAAACTCCGTCATCTGGCCAGCCAGGGGCACAAAGGGGCAAAGCGTGTTGAAAAGCTGCTGAACCGCCCCGACCGCCTGATTGGCCTAATCCTGATCGGCAATAACCTGGTGAATATTCTGGCTTCGGCCATCGCCACGATTCTCGGCATGCGGCTTTATGGTGATGTGGGTGTCGCTATCGCAACGGGTGCCCTGACCATGGCTGTGCTGGTTTTTGCAGAAGTGACGCCAAAAACGCTGGCCGCCCTGTACCCGGAAAAAGTCGCTTACAACAGCAGCATTTTACTGCGTGTACTGATGAAATTCCTGTATCCGCTGGTTTGGTTCGTCAATGGCATCACCAACGGATTCCTGCGCTTACTGGGCCTGCGTGTCGATAATATGAATGATGCCACCCTGAGTTCTGAAGAACTGCGTACCGTAGTCAATGAAGCCGGCAGCCTGATCCCACGTCGCCACCAGGACATGTTGCTGTCAATTCTGGATCTGGAAAATGTCACCGTGGAAGACATCATGGTACCGCGCAATGAAATTGTCGGGATCAACGTCAACGATGACTGGAAATCTATCGTCCGCCAGCTCAGCCACTCGTCACACGGCCGGATTGTATTGTATCGCGACAGTATCGATGAAGTGGTCGGTATGCTTCGAGTGCGCGAAGCATACCGACTGATGATGGATAAAAACGACTTCAGTAAAGAAAACCTGTTACGTGCCGCCGACAAAGTCTATTTCATTCCCGAAGGCACCCCCCTGAATATCCAGTTGCTGAAGTTCCAGCGTCGTAAAGAACGGATTGGATTGATAGTAGATGAATACGGTGACATTCAGGGTCTGATCACCCTGGAAGATATTCTGGAAGAAATCGTGGGCGAATTCACGACCTCGATCTCTCCTTCTCTGGCTGAAGAAATCACACCACAAAGTGATGGCAGTCTGCTCATCGAAGGCACCGCCAATATTCGGGAACTGAACAAGAGCCTGAACTGGGATTTACCGACCGATGGCCCGCGAACCCTCAATGGTCTGATTCTGGAGCACCTGGAAGATATTCCGGACAGCATCCTGAGTGTCTCAGTCTCGGGCTATCAGATGGAGATCGTCGAAATCTCGGACAACATGATCAAGCAGGTAAAAGTCCTGCCGACTCAGTTAAGAAAAACCGGCTGATTGAAGCCAAGTTCCGGATACCAAAAAGCCAGCGCATGTGAACTGACCCCCAATAGTTGGACACCAATTATTGGGGGTCTTTTATGTCCAAATATTGCCGCGAATTGAAGTGCGTCATTGCTAAGCAGTGCTTGAGTGGCGTGCCATCCGGTCTTTTATCCAAGCAACATTCCATCTCTTCTAGGCAAATAAGGTACTGGACTCAAGTCTTTGCTATTCACGGTACTGATTCATTTTTACCAACAGCTCATACATCAACGGCTGAAGCTAAGCTCCAAGCATTAAATTTAATGTGGACGAATGGCTGGTCTCTGACGCACACTAGTGCAGTCTTAAATCTCTCTACCCCTGGGATACTATCTGTTTGGCTCAAAAGATATAAAGAGCAAGGTATCAAAGGGCTTAAGCCTCACGCAATAGGAAGGCCACCCATGAAGCAGCAACCTCAACGTACGACCAAATCAGATGATGAAATGACGCTTGAGGAGCTAAAAGATGAGTTAGCCTACTTGAGAGCAGAGAATGCTGTCCTAAAAAAGTTGGAGGAGTTAGAGCAGGAAAAGCGCCGTCAAACAAAGAAAAAACGGCAATAGCTCTAACTCTAAGAAACACGCACTCCTTAAAAGACCTACTCCAAGCTCTCCAGCTTGCGAGAAGTGCATTCTATTACCAGATGCAAGCCAGTAAGCGACCTGATAGCTATGCGAATGAACGGGAGCTGATAACGTCAATTTATCATGAACATAAGGGACGATATGGCTATCGCCGCATTCACTTAGAGCTGAGAAAGCAAGGCATCATACTGAACCACAAGACCGTACAGCGGCTTATGGCTCAACTTGAACTGAAATCGATAGTCAGGCCGAAGAAATACCGCGCTTACCGAGGCGAGTCTGGAAAAGTTGCTCCTAATGTACTTGAAAGAGATTTTACGGCGACCAAGCCAGATGAGAAATGGGTAACTGACGTTACGGAGTTCAAAGTCAAAGAGCAGAGAGTTTACCTATCACCCGTGGTTGACTTGTTTACTCAAGAAGTCGTTGCTTATAAGGTTGATAAGAATGCACGCTTGTCGCTCGTTACTGACATGTTGACGGAAGCGATCTCGAAGCTAGCTCGAAACGCAAAGCCAATCATACATAGCGATCAAGGTTGGCAGTATCGTCACCGGACATACCAGCAGACAGTGGCTGCCAGAGGGTTAACGCAAAGTATGTCGAGAAAAGGTAACTGCTTAGACAACGCCATCGCTGAGAACTTCTTTGCCCTGCTCAAAACCGAGATGTACCATAACCAGCACTTTGAAGACGCAAATGATCTCATAGAGAAAATCCAAGAATATATTGAGTATTACAATACCAAACGCATCAAGGTGAAACTAAAAGGCCTGACACCGATAGAATATCGGAAGCAGGCCTTACAAGCCGTTTAACAGAAATGTCCAACTTTATGGGGTCACTTCAATGACGCTGGCTTTTTGTTTCGAGGGACAGTGATCAATCACGGATCACTTCACTTTCAGTTCCTGCAGCATGCTTTCCGGCAGAGCCAGTGCATCATTTTGATTCACATCGATGCCACGATCCAAAATCGCCTGAGCAATCTGCTTTGCTTCATCCAGCGAGTGCATGCTGAAAGTGCCGCACTGATATTCGTTCAGTTCAGGGATCTGCGACTGTGAAGCCACTTTCAGCACATCTTCCATCGCTGCACGCCAGCTGTGAGCCACTTGCTGCTCATCCGGTGCGCCAATCAGGCTCATGTAAAAACCAGTTCGGCATCCCATTGGAGACAGATCAATAATTTCTACCTGGTCAGAATTTAAGTGCGCCCGCATGAATCCGGCAAATAAGTGCTCCAGCGTATGAATGCCACGCTCAGACAGAATTTCCTGATTCGGGCGACAAAAGCGCAGGTCAAACACCGTGATGGTATCGCCTTTCGGGGTCTTCATGGTTTTGGCAACACGCACCGCGGGTGCATGCATCTTGGTATGGTCAACGGTAAAACTATCCAGTAATGGCATGGTGTCCTTCTCCTTTGCCTGTCGTGCTGATGGTGTCGCCCTGTTTGATCAGAACGGCCACCAGCTCCTGTTTGCTTCCAATTCCTGCCGGCACTGCTTTAACTGCCAGCCGTACGATTTCGCCTGTTGATCGACCTTGCGGGACACTTGTAACAAAGTCGGCTTTTGCCGATATGAGCCCCGCCGGTATCCACCTCGTCCTTCATGATAGGCCAGATACTGATTGTAAGCATCCCATTTGGAGATCCCAAGCTGACGCTGGGTTTCCGTGGTATACCAGCCGATAAACATCAGGGAGTCATCAAAGTCTGTCCGGGAGCTCCAGCCACCGGTCGCCTGCTGAAATTCACCCCAGGCCGGGTCCTGAGCCTGCGCATAACCGTAAGCGCTGCTGTTTCGAAACCAGGGGATAAAACCCAGAACGTATGGGCGAGGTGGCCGGGCGTCATGACGAAAAGCACTTTCCTGACGGACAAAAGCCATGGCAACCTGAATCGGTGTCCCCCACTGCTGTTCCATGGCGAGGGCATCCTCATACCAGTCAGGGTTTTCCCGGAAAATTTCACATAGATTCGATTGATTTTTGGGCGGCGGAGTCGCGCAACCTGTTGTTATCAAAGACAGGAATATCAACACTGGCCATTTCTTTCTCACCAGAGGCATTTTTTCACTCCCTGAGTTGGAACCAAAGTGAAAATGGCAGGTCAGATATTATGACTGGCAGTGCAAACTGTCGTCATCCCTGCGAAATTGTAATGATTGATTGGGCAGCAAGGTCGCTGCCCGTTTTTTTTATCTGCGTTTAAGCCTTCGAAAAAGCATTCACGTCCAGATCGGCAAAATAGTCTGCCAGGAACGCTTCGAATGACAGCTCGTCCGATTGCTCAATTTTTTCCTGACGTGCCACAGAAGCTTGGGTTTCCTGTTCAAACTCGGCCTGAGAATAACGACGGTACGCTTGCTCATTCAGCCACTGAGCGTGTTTGTCTGCCAGCGCCATCCCGAAGTTACGGATCCCTTCGTGTGCTTCAATCTCACGCAGTACCTGT
Proteins encoded in this region:
- a CDS encoding inner membrane protein YpjD, with amino-acid sequence MELLIAFSAAGFYLLALAFIVPGLSHHSGIQSRPVLLSATAAIILHVIFLKDLILGGVGQNLSILNVASLISLIISVITTVAMLRMRLWFLLPVIYSFAAINLAAAAILPGAFITHLESHPQVLLHISLALFAYSTLMIATLYAIQLAWLDYKLKHKKLAFNPNLPPLMSVERQLFKIILVGHGLLTITLITGFVYLQDMFAQGKTHKAVLSLLAWCVYSVMIWGHYRQGWRGKKVIWFSLIGAFLLTLAYFGSRFVKEIIIGR
- the rpsP gene encoding 30S ribosomal protein S16; this encodes MVTIRLARHGAKKRPFYHIVVADSRAARDGRNIERVGFFNPLATGQEERLRLDLDRVNHWVGQGATVSDRAAKLIKDAAKAAA
- a CDS encoding HlyC/CorC family transporter encodes the protein MDDISTGALFSLLVLLLLISGYFSGSETGMMSINRYKLRHLASQGHKGAKRVEKLLNRPDRLIGLILIGNNLVNILASAIATILGMRLYGDVGVAIATGALTMAVLVFAEVTPKTLAALYPEKVAYNSSILLRVLMKFLYPLVWFVNGITNGFLRLLGLRVDNMNDATLSSEELRTVVNEAGSLIPRRHQDMLLSILDLENVTVEDIMVPRNEIVGINVNDDWKSIVRQLSHSSHGRIVLYRDSIDEVVGMLRVREAYRLMMDKNDFSKENLLRAADKVYFIPEGTPLNIQLLKFQRRKERIGLIVDEYGDIQGLITLEDILEEIVGEFTTSISPSLAEEITPQSDGSLLIEGTANIRELNKSLNWDLPTDGPRTLNGLILEHLEDIPDSILSVSVSGYQMEIVEISDNMIKQVKVLPTQLRKTG
- a CDS encoding IS3 family transposase; the protein is MALTLRNTHSLKDLLQALQLARSAFYYQMQASKRPDSYANERELITSIYHEHKGRYGYRRIHLELRKQGIILNHKTVQRLMAQLELKSIVRPKKYRAYRGESGKVAPNVLERDFTATKPDEKWVTDVTEFKVKEQRVYLSPVVDLFTQEVVAYKVDKNARLSLVTDMLTEAISKLARNAKPIIHSDQGWQYRHRTYQQTVAARGLTQSMSRKGNCLDNAIAENFFALLKTEMYHNQHFEDANDLIEKIQEYIEYYNTKRIKVKLKGLTPIEYRKQALQAV
- the ffh gene encoding signal recognition particle protein; this translates as MFDNLTERLSSTLKNISGRGRLTEDNIKDTLREVRMALLEADVALPVVRDFVKRVKERAVGTEVSKSLTPGQEFIKIVQAELEAVMGESNEALDLASQPPAVILMAGLQGAGKTTSVGKLGKLLKERNKKKVLVVSADVYRPAAIKQLETLATDIGIDFFPSTPDQKPVAIAQAAIEHGKRKFYDVVIVDTAGRLHVDDEMMDEIKEVHQIANPVETLFVVDAMTGQDAANTAKAFNDTLPLTGVILTKVDGDARGGAALSVRHITGKPIKFLGVGEKTDALEPFYPDRVASRILGMGDVLSLIEDLERNVDKEKAEKLAKKFKEKKGFDLEDFRGQLQQMKDMGGMMGMLDKLPGMSQLPGNVKDQVDDKVFVQMEAIINSMTAKERERPELIKGSRKKRIAAGSGTQVQDVNRLLKQFTQMQKMMKKMQKGGMKNMMRQMKGMMPGGGMFPGR
- the rimM gene encoding ribosome maturation factor RimM (Essential for efficient processing of 16S rRNA) yields the protein MSSHSQDHIVVGKIGATYGIKGWLKVFSYTEQAESIFSYQPWLIKIRGEWQPIRVEAWKRHGQGLVAKLEGLDIREDAQMLTNAEVNVLADQLPALSDEEFYWRELMGMTVMTTQGYDLGKVTDILETGSNDVLVVKANLKDAFGQKERLIPFLDEQVIKSIDRTAQRIEVDWDPGF
- a CDS encoding helix-turn-helix domain-containing protein, giving the protein MSKYCRELKCVIAKQCLSGVPSGLLSKQHSISSRQIRYWTQVFAIHGTDSFLPTAHTSTAEAKLQALNLMWTNGWSLTHTSAVLNLSTPGILSVWLKRYKEQGIKGLKPHAIGRPPMKQQPQRTTKSDDEMTLEELKDELAYLRAENAVLKKLEELEQEKRRQTKKKRQ
- the trmD gene encoding tRNA (guanosine(37)-N1)-methyltransferase TrmD; amino-acid sequence: MRVGIISLFPEMFRAITEFGVTGQAVKKGLVSVETWNPRDFTHDKHRTVDDRPYGGGPGMLMMVQPLRDAIHAAKQSVEGQAKVIYLSPQGRKLDQAGVEELAQNQNLILICGRYEGVDERIIQQEVDEEWSIGDFVLTGGELPAMTLVDAVVRFVPGVLGDFASAEEDSFANGLLDCPHYTRPEVLDGQAVPSVLLSGNHRDISRWRLKQSLGRTWLRRPELLENLALTDDQECLLAEFIREYRQTMS
- the luxS gene encoding S-ribosylhomocysteine lyase is translated as MPLLDSFTVDHTKMHAPAVRVAKTMKTPKGDTITVFDLRFCRPNQEILSERGIHTLEHLFAGFMRAHLNSDQVEIIDLSPMGCRTGFYMSLIGAPDEQQVAHSWRAAMEDVLKVASQSQIPELNEYQCGTFSMHSLDEAKQIAQAILDRGIDVNQNDALALPESMLQELKVK